One stretch of Flavobacterium sp. 9 DNA includes these proteins:
- a CDS encoding GNAT family N-acetyltransferase, which yields MSTLKRTNSDDIDFINLVALLDKDLAIRDGEDHDFYNQFNKTDKIKHVLVYYENDIPVGCGAFREKESGTTEIKRMFVHHDFRKRGIASQVLAELEIWAKEVGYTYTILETGKNQPEAINLYQKLGYSIIPNYPPYEKMDNSVCMKKTL from the coding sequence ATGAGTACTTTAAAACGAACCAATTCAGACGATATCGACTTTATAAATCTTGTTGCTTTGTTGGACAAAGATTTAGCGATTAGAGACGGTGAAGATCACGACTTTTACAATCAGTTTAATAAAACCGATAAGATTAAACATGTTCTCGTTTATTATGAAAACGACATTCCTGTTGGTTGTGGTGCTTTTAGAGAAAAAGAAAGTGGTACGACCGAAATTAAACGAATGTTTGTTCATCATGATTTCCGAAAAAGAGGAATTGCATCTCAGGTTTTGGCCGAATTAGAAATTTGGGCAAAAGAAGTTGGTTATACTTATACTATTCTCGAAACCGGAAAAAACCAACCGGAAGCAATCAATTTATATCAAAAACTGGGTTATTCTATAATTCCGAATTATCCTCCTTACGAAAAAATGGATAATAGCGTTTGTATGAAAAAGACTTTATAA
- a CDS encoding diacylglycerol kinase — MEFQKDNTFVTGRLKSMTYAFNGAVKLIKTEHSIMVQFSLGIFMTIAGFYFHISQTEWLCQTLAIGLVLSVEGLNTAVEKIADFIHPDYSRRIGFIKDIAAGAVFFAAMTAIAIGLIIYIPKFI; from the coding sequence ATGGAATTTCAAAAAGACAATACTTTTGTTACAGGCCGTCTTAAAAGCATGACTTATGCTTTTAACGGTGCTGTAAAACTTATAAAAACAGAGCACAGTATCATGGTTCAATTCTCATTGGGAATTTTCATGACCATTGCTGGTTTTTATTTTCATATTTCGCAAACCGAATGGCTTTGCCAAACATTAGCAATCGGCTTAGTTTTAAGCGTTGAAGGATTGAATACGGCTGTTGAAAAAATAGCTGATTTTATTCATCCTGATTACAGCAGACGAATCGGATTTATAAAAGATATTGCCGCTGGTGCAGTATTTTTTGCCGCAATGACAGCGATCGCAATAGGCTTGATTATTTATATACCAAAATTTATATAG
- the tpx gene encoding thiol peroxidase, whose protein sequence is MASITLGGNPIHTSGELPTVGSQLADFKLVQNDLSVASLSDFAGKKLVLNIFPSIDTGTCATSVRKFNESASNLENTTVLCISRDLPFAQKRFCGAEGLANVVNLSDFQEGTFGKTNGLEIVDGPLAGLHSRAIIVVDADGKITHTEQVAEIANEPNYEAALAAL, encoded by the coding sequence ATGGCTTCAATAACATTAGGAGGAAATCCAATTCATACTTCAGGCGAATTACCAACAGTTGGATCGCAACTTGCTGATTTCAAATTAGTACAAAACGATTTATCAGTTGCTTCACTAAGCGATTTCGCAGGAAAAAAATTAGTTTTAAACATTTTCCCAAGTATCGATACAGGAACTTGTGCGACTTCAGTTAGAAAATTCAACGAAAGTGCAAGCAACTTAGAGAACACTACAGTTTTATGTATTTCAAGAGATTTACCTTTTGCTCAAAAACGTTTTTGTGGTGCTGAAGGATTAGCAAATGTTGTAAACTTATCTGACTTTCAAGAAGGTACGTTTGGTAAAACAAACGGTTTAGAAATCGTTGACGGGCCATTGGCTGGTTTACATTCAAGAGCGATCATTGTTGTTGATGCTGATGGAAAAATTACTCATACAGAACAAGTTGCTGAAATCGCAAACGAACCAAATTACGAAGCAGCTTTAGCAGCACTATAA
- a CDS encoding MFS transporter, whose amino-acid sequence MKIDNKPWFWIPFLNFASGLPYAVIISVSVIMYKNLGISNEDIGVYTSLLYLPWVIKPLWSPFIELTGTKRKWFLSMQLLISIAFLLVGFTIPASGFFIMTLAIFWVAAFASASNDIATDGFYLLVLPKEQQSFFLGIRSTFYRLSMLAGNGLIVLLAGYLEHKYGDNTKAWSYTMIFVGLLMTFITIYNFIFTPKDEINASESTDKAHHQNFATIFISFFQKKQIGIILAFILVFRLGESQLLKMLTPFLLDKKEIGGMGLDTEAVGIIYGTLGIFALTVGGILGGIALSKHGLTKWMFPMFLAMHLPILGFIGLAHFQPQELFHLHLNFYFFEINSPLNLYTCITVILEQFGYGFGFTGFMMYLIYVAEGESKTAHYALATGFMALGMMLPGMLSGFIQKYLGYEHFFIWVIIATIPGLILSRFLIFPKDFGKKSEEV is encoded by the coding sequence ATGAAAATAGATAATAAACCCTGGTTCTGGATTCCGTTTCTAAATTTTGCATCCGGTTTGCCATATGCCGTAATTATCTCAGTTTCTGTAATTATGTACAAGAATCTGGGTATTTCAAACGAAGACATTGGCGTTTATACCAGTTTATTATACTTACCTTGGGTTATAAAACCGCTTTGGAGTCCGTTTATTGAGTTGACGGGAACTAAAAGAAAATGGTTTTTATCGATGCAATTATTAATTTCGATTGCCTTTTTACTGGTCGGATTTACGATTCCTGCGAGTGGCTTTTTTATAATGACTTTAGCAATTTTCTGGGTCGCAGCTTTTGCTTCGGCTTCGAATGATATTGCGACTGATGGCTTTTATTTATTGGTTTTACCAAAAGAACAGCAATCTTTTTTCCTTGGAATCAGAAGCACATTTTACAGACTTTCGATGCTTGCCGGAAACGGATTAATTGTTTTGCTTGCCGGCTATTTAGAACATAAATATGGTGACAATACAAAAGCCTGGTCTTATACCATGATTTTTGTTGGTTTATTAATGACATTTATTACGATTTACAATTTCATTTTTACTCCAAAAGACGAAATAAATGCATCAGAAAGTACCGATAAAGCACATCATCAAAACTTTGCAACTATATTTATAAGTTTCTTCCAAAAAAAACAAATTGGAATAATTCTGGCTTTTATACTTGTTTTCAGACTTGGTGAATCTCAGTTACTAAAAATGTTAACTCCGTTTTTACTTGATAAAAAAGAAATTGGCGGAATGGGACTAGATACTGAAGCCGTTGGAATAATCTATGGAACTTTAGGGATTTTTGCTTTAACCGTTGGAGGAATTTTAGGCGGAATCGCACTCTCAAAACACGGTCTGACTAAATGGATGTTTCCAATGTTTCTTGCCATGCATTTGCCTATTCTTGGTTTTATTGGATTAGCTCATTTTCAGCCGCAAGAGCTTTTTCATCTTCATTTAAATTTTTATTTTTTCGAAATTAACTCTCCTTTAAATCTATATACCTGCATTACTGTAATTCTTGAACAATTTGGATACGGTTTTGGTTTCACAGGTTTTATGATGTATTTAATATATGTTGCCGAAGGAGAATCAAAAACAGCACATTATGCACTTGCAACAGGTTTTATGGCATTAGGAATGATGCTTCCGGGAATGTTAAGTGGTTTTATTCAAAAATATTTAGGTTATGAACACTTCTTTATTTGGGTAATAATCGCTACGATTCCAGGTCTTATTTTATCACGTTTTTTAATTTTCCCAAAAGATTTTGGGAAGAAATCTGAAGAAGTTTAA
- a CDS encoding glycoside hydrolase family 3 protein, whose protein sequence is MTAQALRQKVGQFFFPAVFINDTEENIQETERLIKEHNIGGLTFFHSRASAATNYESKKKVVFNDDSYQKIKDLIVRYQKAASTPLLISIDAEWGLAMRIEKTPQYPYAITLGALPESKSALVYEVGKQIGLDLKAAGIHYNLSPLADINNNPNNPVIGYRSFGENKEKVADFAVEYLNGMSEVGVLGCLKHFPGHGNTNVDSHLGLPVLKETLEELLENELYPFIKGIENNVDSIMIGHLAVPSLNDGKDTSATLSKPIIEILLRKQLGYDGLVISDALNMHSVSKLYETKGELEWEAFNAGNDVLCFAENVPEGIEAILKNASPERIEESFNRIMKAKEKVGIIADSNFTSGELNFEKTSKLNLEIAQNSITKIIDNSNSELAFESQKNNQLVKLSLYKNVENTFFKTINSELKSPEFAFENLEVSNISSIEKELQNFETIIISLFVPKAKPMNNFEINTEVLDLLSRLLQTKKCIVYVFGNPYVLPIIPNLSKASGLIQAYQDFEEFQKIAGIQFLENATCNGSLPVNIELQ, encoded by the coding sequence ATGACAGCACAAGCATTAAGACAAAAAGTGGGACAATTCTTTTTTCCTGCAGTTTTCATAAACGATACCGAAGAAAACATTCAGGAAACCGAACGTTTGATAAAAGAACATAACATTGGCGGATTGACTTTTTTTCATAGTCGTGCCAGTGCTGCAACCAACTATGAAAGCAAGAAAAAAGTTGTTTTTAATGACGATAGTTATCAAAAAATCAAAGACTTAATTGTTCGTTATCAAAAAGCTGCTTCTACTCCACTTTTAATCAGTATTGATGCCGAATGGGGTTTGGCAATGCGTATCGAAAAAACGCCACAATATCCGTATGCAATTACGCTTGGCGCTTTGCCGGAAAGTAAATCAGCTTTGGTTTATGAAGTTGGAAAACAAATTGGTTTAGACTTAAAAGCTGCCGGAATTCATTATAATTTATCGCCTTTGGCAGATATTAATAACAATCCGAATAATCCCGTTATTGGATATCGTTCTTTTGGCGAAAACAAAGAAAAAGTTGCTGATTTTGCTGTTGAATATCTTAACGGAATGTCTGAAGTTGGGGTTTTAGGCTGTCTGAAACACTTTCCCGGACACGGAAACACGAATGTAGATTCGCATTTGGGATTACCGGTTTTAAAGGAAACTTTAGAAGAATTATTAGAAAACGAATTATATCCGTTCATTAAAGGAATCGAAAATAATGTTGATTCGATTATGATTGGACATTTGGCGGTTCCGAGTTTAAATGACGGAAAAGATACATCGGCAACTTTATCAAAACCTATTATTGAAATACTTTTACGCAAACAATTGGGTTATGATGGTTTGGTAATTTCGGATGCGCTAAACATGCACAGCGTTTCTAAATTGTATGAAACAAAAGGTGAACTGGAATGGGAAGCTTTCAATGCCGGAAATGATGTTTTATGCTTTGCCGAAAATGTTCCGGAAGGAATTGAAGCAATTCTTAAAAATGCATCGCCGGAACGTATCGAAGAAAGTTTCAACAGAATAATGAAAGCCAAAGAAAAAGTTGGAATTATTGCTGATTCTAATTTTACTTCGGGAGAATTAAATTTCGAAAAAACATCAAAACTGAATCTTGAAATTGCTCAAAATTCAATTACAAAAATTATCGATAATTCTAATAGTGAATTAGCTTTTGAATCTCAAAAGAACAATCAATTAGTAAAATTGAGTTTGTATAAAAATGTAGAAAACACGTTCTTCAAAACGATAAATTCAGAATTAAAATCTCCGGAATTTGCTTTTGAAAATTTAGAAGTTTCAAACATTTCTTCGATCGAAAAAGAACTTCAAAATTTCGAAACCATAATTATTTCATTATTTGTTCCAAAGGCAAAACCAATGAACAATTTCGAAATTAATACTGAAGTTTTAGATTTACTTTCAAGATTACTTCAAACCAAAAAATGTATCGTTTATGTTTTCGGAAATCCGTATGTTTTGCCAATAATCCCGAATCTTTCTAAGGCTTCAGGATTAATTCAGGCGTATCAGGATTTTGAAGAATTTCAAAAAATTGCAGGAATTCAATTTCTTGAAAATGCTACTTGCAACGGAAGCTTACCCGTAAATATTGAACTTCAATAA
- a CDS encoding glycoside hydrolase family 10 protein — MHKNQQLLFSIIFLFFFGWKSNAQERTAHPKNEFRGVWIATVVNIDWPKTATDGVEKEKADYIEILDAYKKLNYNAVIVQVRSVGDALYPSELAPWSRFLTGKEGQAPNPYYDVLAWMIEEAHKRGFEFHAWLNPYRATFDLNKQQLSPNHDIFKHPEWMIEYGGKIYYDPALPEVQEHLTKVVKEVVDKYDIDAIHFDDYFYPYTVPGKTFNDTVSYKKYGAGLSLGDWRRANVSNFVHTISTMIKTSKPWVQFGISPFGVWRNKSVDPKGSETQSTANYDDLYADPVLWMDQKWIDYIAPQLYWSMNNPRASYSKLVKWWSENSNNTAIYIGHASYKIRGDGDKSWNFATEIPNQVDFARSFKNVGGSAYFSSKWFIDKNFDVVRLLAENQYKYPALPAAVPNLKHIVIDIPVLNEFQKDSTNKYVLNIKSPLNTQVRYMVIYGGENVSNVDINDPSKIVDKIAVNQYDGTIVFSIPAEKMKQYKACAVTFIDYFANESTPTAIDLKKNYKIYTPAQPDENR; from the coding sequence ATGCATAAAAATCAGCAACTATTATTCTCTATTATATTTTTATTTTTCTTTGGATGGAAATCCAATGCACAGGAAAGAACTGCACATCCTAAAAACGAATTTAGAGGTGTCTGGATTGCAACCGTTGTAAATATCGACTGGCCAAAAACTGCCACCGATGGTGTAGAAAAAGAAAAAGCAGATTATATTGAGATTTTAGACGCTTATAAAAAACTAAACTATAATGCCGTAATTGTTCAGGTTAGAAGTGTTGGAGATGCTCTTTATCCTTCAGAACTTGCTCCGTGGTCTCGATTTTTAACAGGGAAAGAAGGTCAGGCACCAAATCCGTATTATGATGTATTGGCTTGGATGATTGAGGAAGCACACAAAAGAGGTTTCGAATTTCACGCGTGGCTGAATCCTTATCGTGCTACTTTCGATCTAAACAAACAACAATTAAGCCCAAATCACGACATTTTTAAACATCCGGAATGGATGATTGAATATGGCGGAAAAATCTATTATGATCCTGCTTTGCCTGAAGTTCAGGAACATTTGACTAAAGTTGTAAAAGAAGTTGTCGATAAATACGATATCGATGCAATTCATTTTGATGATTATTTTTATCCTTATACTGTTCCCGGAAAAACATTTAATGATACTGTATCTTACAAAAAATATGGCGCAGGTTTAAGCCTTGGCGATTGGCGTCGTGCCAATGTGAGCAACTTTGTTCACACTATTTCGACAATGATTAAAACAAGCAAACCTTGGGTACAATTCGGGATAAGTCCGTTTGGGGTTTGGCGTAATAAATCAGTAGATCCAAAAGGTTCTGAAACTCAATCGACAGCAAATTACGATGATTTGTATGCAGATCCTGTTTTATGGATGGACCAAAAATGGATTGATTATATCGCGCCTCAATTGTATTGGAGCATGAATAATCCGAGAGCTTCTTATTCGAAATTAGTAAAATGGTGGTCTGAAAATTCTAATAATACTGCCATTTATATTGGACACGCTTCTTATAAAATCAGAGGCGACGGTGACAAAAGCTGGAACTTTGCAACTGAAATTCCAAATCAGGTTGATTTTGCCAGAAGTTTTAAAAATGTTGGCGGAAGCGCCTATTTCAGTTCTAAATGGTTCATAGATAAAAACTTTGATGTTGTTCGTTTATTAGCAGAAAACCAATATAAATATCCGGCACTTCCGGCTGCGGTTCCTAATTTGAAACATATTGTAATTGATATTCCGGTTTTAAATGAATTTCAAAAAGACAGCACTAATAAATATGTATTAAATATTAAATCTCCATTGAACACTCAGGTTCGTTATATGGTAATTTACGGCGGAGAAAATGTCTCTAATGTAGATATTAATGATCCTTCGAAAATAGTTGACAAAATCGCGGTTAATCAATATGACGGAACAATTGTATTTTCTATTCCTGCCGAAAAAATGAAACAGTACAAAGCTTGCGCTGTAACATTTATTGATTATTTTGCGAACGAAAGTACACCGACTGCAATCGACTTAAAAAAGAATTATAAAATCTATACCCCTGCACAACCTGATGAAAATAGATAA
- a CDS encoding peroxiredoxin, which yields MSLVGKKFPSIAVDAISEMGDNLKINIFEEAVNNNKKVLLFWYPKDFTFVCPTELHAFQAALPEFEKRNTIVIGASCDTNEVHFAWLNTPKNNGGIEGVTYPILADTNRNLSNILGILDIDSTEYSEETDSVIIEGSNVTYRATYLIDETGKIFHESVNDMPLGRNVNEYLRMVDAYTHIQEKGEVCPANWEAGKEAMSADRISTAEYLSAN from the coding sequence ATGTCTTTAGTAGGAAAAAAATTCCCAAGTATTGCAGTAGATGCTATCTCAGAAATGGGTGACAACTTAAAAATCAACATCTTTGAAGAAGCAGTAAACAACAACAAAAAAGTATTATTGTTTTGGTACCCAAAAGATTTCACTTTTGTATGTCCAACTGAATTACACGCCTTTCAAGCTGCATTACCAGAATTTGAAAAAAGAAATACTATCGTAATCGGAGCTTCATGTGATACAAACGAAGTACACTTTGCTTGGTTAAACACTCCAAAAAACAACGGTGGAATTGAAGGTGTAACTTACCCAATCTTAGCGGATACAAACCGTAACTTATCTAACATTTTAGGAATTTTAGATATCGATTCTACAGAATACAGCGAAGAAACTGACTCAGTTATCATCGAAGGTTCAAACGTAACTTACAGAGCTACTTACCTTATTGACGAAACTGGAAAAATCTTCCACGAAAGTGTTAACGATATGCCATTAGGTCGTAACGTAAACGAATACTTACGTATGGTTGATGCTTATACTCATATCCAGGAAAAAGGTGAAGTTTGTCCTGCAAACTGGGAAGCTGGAAAAGAAGCTATGTCTGCTGACAGAATTAGTACTGCTGAGTACTTAAGCGCTAATTAA
- a CDS encoding co-chaperone YbbN, whose translation MLIDLNEDTLADLVAKNEKVVVQYSASWCGNCRIMKPKFKKLATENEAITFVLVDAENSPESRKLANVSNLPTFATFVNGQLVGETQTNKQEVLIDLVNAIA comes from the coding sequence ATGTTAATCGACTTAAACGAAGATACGTTAGCAGATTTAGTTGCTAAAAACGAAAAAGTAGTAGTACAATATTCAGCTTCATGGTGTGGAAATTGCCGTATTATGAAACCAAAATTCAAAAAATTAGCAACAGAAAATGAAGCTATCACTTTTGTTTTGGTTGATGCAGAAAATTCTCCGGAATCAAGAAAATTAGCCAATGTAAGCAACTTGCCAACATTCGCAACTTTCGTAAACGGACAATTAGTTGGAGAAACTCAAACCAACAAACAAGAAGTTTTAATCGACTTGGTAAACGCAATTGCGTAA